A region of Thioalbus denitrificans DNA encodes the following proteins:
- the ccmI gene encoding c-type cytochrome biogenesis protein CcmI, with product MTTLWIVFAVLVLAALAIVVPPLLRRRGLSNVARDELNLAIHGERLTELKRLFDEAEMTRADYDQAVLELEQDLADDLAAGSDRAQSTQAGRWAAVLVVVLVPLLSVGLYNRLGNADRLADFETSAEVGRTTGQEGMPSIDKMVSTLEQKLRENPDQPEGWFLLGRSYLAMDRPAEAAEALRKANEMQPGNAQFMVTYAQALALSREGDFSGEPLELIRKVLDAEPENAQGLFLAGVANFQQGSFEQAILFWRKVLAMQPPESEDSQLLQTYIQRASTLLAQQGGQVPAMEPPVASAVPQAPAAGAQTPEAGSARLTVQVSLAPELADQVKPTDTVFVFAVAAQGPRMPLAIQRLTAAELPVTVELDDSMAMMPAMKLSSFPEVTVGARVSFSGDAIAKSGDFEGRVTPVTVAGAKEPIAVVIDTKVP from the coding sequence ATGACCACCCTCTGGATTGTCTTCGCCGTGCTTGTCCTGGCGGCGCTCGCCATCGTCGTGCCTCCGTTGCTGCGCCGGCGCGGCCTCAGCAACGTGGCCCGCGATGAACTCAACCTCGCCATCCACGGCGAGCGGCTGACCGAGCTCAAGCGCCTCTTCGATGAGGCGGAGATGACCCGGGCCGATTATGACCAGGCGGTGCTGGAGCTGGAGCAGGACCTGGCCGATGACCTGGCCGCCGGCAGCGACCGCGCCCAGTCCACGCAGGCCGGGCGCTGGGCCGCCGTGCTGGTGGTGGTTCTGGTCCCGCTGCTCTCGGTGGGGCTCTACAACCGCCTGGGCAACGCGGACCGGCTGGCCGATTTCGAGACCTCCGCCGAGGTGGGGCGCACCACGGGACAGGAGGGCATGCCCTCCATCGACAAGATGGTCTCCACCCTCGAGCAGAAGCTGCGGGAGAACCCGGATCAGCCCGAGGGCTGGTTCCTGCTGGGCCGCAGTTACCTGGCCATGGACCGTCCCGCCGAGGCCGCGGAGGCGCTGCGCAAGGCCAACGAGATGCAGCCCGGCAATGCCCAGTTCATGGTCACCTATGCCCAGGCCCTGGCCCTGTCGCGGGAGGGTGATTTCAGCGGCGAGCCGCTGGAGCTGATTCGCAAGGTGCTCGATGCCGAGCCCGAGAACGCCCAGGGGCTGTTCCTGGCCGGCGTGGCCAATTTCCAGCAGGGCTCCTTCGAACAGGCCATCCTCTTCTGGCGCAAGGTCCTGGCCATGCAGCCCCCGGAGAGCGAGGATTCGCAGCTGCTGCAGACCTACATCCAGCGCGCCTCGACCCTGCTGGCCCAGCAGGGCGGGCAGGTCCCCGCCATGGAGCCGCCGGTCGCATCGGCCGTGCCCCAGGCGCCCGCCGCCGGGGCGCAGACCCCCGAGGCCGGGAGCGCCAGGCTGACGGTCCAGGTCAGCCTGGCCCCGGAGCTTGCCGACCAGGTGAAGCCCACCGATACGGTGTTCGTCTTCGCCGTGGCCGCCCAGGGCCCGCGGATGCCGCTGGCCATTCAGCGCCTCACCGCGGCCGAGCTGCCGGTGACGGTTGAGCTGGACGACTCCATGGCCATGATGCCGGCCATGAAGCTCTCCAGCTTCCCCGAAGTGACCGTGGGCGCCCGCGTCTCCTTCAGCGGCGACGCCATCGCCAAGAGCGGCGATTTCGAAGGCCGCGTCACCCCGGTGACGGTGGCCGGGGCGAAGGAGCCCATCGCGGTGGTCATCGACACGAAGGTTCCCTGA